CGATCGCCTCTGCATCTTCCAGAACCAAATTTTTCGGCAGATCATTGGAGATCCGCTGAGTTTCCTGATTTCCAGGAATGACAAACAGGACGTTTGGTCCTAAGGACTCCAACTGCTTATTGACAAACTTTTGCCCTCCTTCACCAACGCCAATCATGGCAATCACCGAGGCGTTACCGATGACAATACCCAGCATGGTGAGGGCGCTACGTAACTTGTTCGACAGCAGGGTTTTCCCTGCCATTTTCATACTTTCTAGGATGTTCATTTCTTCTGCTGCTCTTGGCGTTGCTGGAGCTTGTAATCTGCGGGCGGGTTAAGAAATATGCGATCGCCTTGTTGCAGTCCCTCTAAAATCTGTGTTTGCTCTTGGACTTGTGCTCCAATTGTGACGGGCCGAAACACGGGTTTATTCTTTTCATTTGGTATCAAAACACCTGTGTTGCCCTTCTCGGTAACAATTGCCACAGTTGGCACGAGTAAGGCATCTTGTACTTTGTCACCTAAAAAGGTCATGTCTACATTCAAACCAGAACGCAGCTTGTCTTGCCCAGTATCAATTGCTACACGCACTTGGAACAATGTCACACCTTCTTCCTTGACTGCTTCAGGAGCAATCAAGCGGATATGACCTTTAAAGACTTGGTCAGGATAGGCATCGGCAACAATCTCTACCTGTTGCCCCTGCTTAATTCTGCCTATATCAGCTTCTGGGACACTAGCCAGAACTTCTAACCCGCGTGCTAGGGCAACAACAGAACTGGAAGTAGCGGACGCACTAGTAGACGCTGACGTTGTCGGTGTGACGTATGCGCCAACGTTGGCGTACTTTTGTGTCACCACACCTGAAAAGGGAGCGCGGATGATCGTATTGTCTAAATTGACTTGCTCCGTCTTTAGCTTGGCTTGGGCAGCAGCAACAGCTGCTCTGCGCTGGGCAATTTCCTCACGACGGGTACCTGCTTCCAACAGCTGCAAAGCAGCTCGTGCTTCTTCTACCGCTGCTTCTTTTTGGGCGATTTCTTCAGAACGAGAGCCAATTTGTTGTAGAGCTAGCTGTTTTTGAGCTTCTTCCAAAGAAGCCTTGGCAGCATCGTCTTCGCTAATGGCTTGGTCAAGTAATTGTTTTTTCTCTGCTCCCTGCTGGTATAAATATTGGTAACGCTTGACCTGTTCGCTGGTGTACTTCGCCTTTGCTTGAGCTGAGTTGACTTGAGCTTGAGCCTGAGCAATTTCTTGAGGACGATTACCTGCTTTCGCCTGAGCTAGCTGCGCTTGGGCTTGTGCTAAACGCGCTTTTTGTTCGGCAATTTCTTGAGGACGACTTCCAGCAAGAGCTTGGTCTAACTGTGCTTGGCTCTGTGCTATGTTTGCACGCTCTTGGGAGATACGTGCTTGAATGTCTGCGCTGTCCATCTTGGCAAGAATTTGCCCTTGTTTTACTTTGTCGCCTTGCTCAACATACAACTCTACTAGAGTGCCAGAGTTTTTCGGGCTAATATTCACATTCTGAACAGGTTGCACCTTACCACTGGCAGAAATTCGCAAAGTGACATCTTTGGCTGCGACGGGGACAGTAAGTGCAGCTATGTCTTGTTTGCTTGTCCCGCGATTGACAACTGTGTAGGTTGTGGCACTACCAACAACCAAGACACCAGCTGCCATCAAACCCATGAGCCAGCGTACTGGATGCTTAACTTTTTTACCAATTACGGGAATTTCTAAGTATGTAGTCATGGATAGCTTGTAATGAAAATTTCTTGACTTGAGTATCTTTTAGTGGGAGAGCGAAACCAAAAAGTTGGAGTTTTTACAACTTTTGGAGTCGCTAGCCATGAATAAAATAGAGTTTTTAATAAACCAACGACTATACAAATGTGTAAAATGTTAGTTGCTTAATTTCCCTTCATATTATTGGTTATTGCTTATTTGTGTCCTCACCTGAATGGGTGACTTTTCCAGT
The sequence above is a segment of the Mastigocladopsis repens PCC 10914 genome. Coding sequences within it:
- a CDS encoding efflux RND transporter periplasmic adaptor subunit produces the protein MTTYLEIPVIGKKVKHPVRWLMGLMAAGVLVVGSATTYTVVNRGTSKQDIAALTVPVAAKDVTLRISASGKVQPVQNVNISPKNSGTLVELYVEQGDKVKQGQILAKMDSADIQARISQERANIAQSQAQLDQALAGSRPQEIAEQKARLAQAQAQLAQAKAGNRPQEIAQAQAQVNSAQAKAKYTSEQVKRYQYLYQQGAEKKQLLDQAISEDDAAKASLEEAQKQLALQQIGSRSEEIAQKEAAVEEARAALQLLEAGTRREEIAQRRAAVAAAQAKLKTEQVNLDNTIIRAPFSGVVTQKYANVGAYVTPTTSASTSASATSSSVVALARGLEVLASVPEADIGRIKQGQQVEIVADAYPDQVFKGHIRLIAPEAVKEEGVTLFQVRVAIDTGQDKLRSGLNVDMTFLGDKVQDALLVPTVAIVTEKGNTGVLIPNEKNKPVFRPVTIGAQVQEQTQILEGLQQGDRIFLNPPADYKLQQRQEQQKK